The Candidatus Binatia bacterium nucleotide sequence AGCGAGGGGCTGGAACCACCCGAGGTGGAGTTCCCGTCCCCCCGCGGCGCGAAGATCCGCCCGGGGGTGCGCGAAGCGGGCCATGCACAGGATCGCGAGACAGCGCGCCGGGTCGAGCTCGTTCTTGCCCTCGAGCGGGGTCCCGGGGATGGGGTGGAGGAAGTTCACGGGCAGGGAGTCGACCTCGAGCTCTCTCAGCGCCAGGGCCAGGTCCACGAGATCCTCGTCCTGCTCGCCCATCCCGGCGATGAAACCCGAGCAGGTGCGAAGCCCCGCGCGAGCCACGTTCCGGACCGTGCGCACGCGGTCCTGGTACGTGTGCGTCGTGCAAATGCGAGCGTAAAAGCGCTCGCTCGTGTTCAGGTTGTGGTTGACCCAGCCCACCCCGGCCTCGCCGAGCCGCCGCGCCTGCTCCTCGGAGAGAATGCCGAGCGAGACGCAGATTTCCAGGGAGGGGAACTCCGCCTTGAGCCGCCGAGCGGCTTCGGCGAAGTGTTCCACGTCGCGATCGCTGGGCCCCCGCCCGCTCGCGACCATGCAGTACCGCCGGGCTCCCGCAGCCACGGCCCGGCGCCCGGCCTCCACGAGCTCCTCGAGTCCCTGGAGGCGATAGCGCGGGATCGGCGCCCGGGAAACGGCGGACTGCGAGCAGTAGTGGCAGTCCTCCGGACAGAGGCCGCTCCGCGCGTTCCGCAGCATGCAGAGCTTGACCCGGCGCCCCCAGTACCGCTCCCGCACCTCGCGCGCGGCCCGGAGAAGCCGGGGTAGTTCCTCGGCAGGCCAGGCGAGGATGCGAAGCAGGTCCTCGCGCGTGGCCGCATCTCCGGCGAGCGTCCTCGCCGTGAGCGCCCGGAGCCAGTCCTCGTCCCGCATCGGGCCCCGGATACCTCAGGGCCCCGCTCGCGTCCAGGGCCCGGCCGGCCTCAAGAGCCCAAGGCCAGGCCGTCTTTGCGCCGGTCGGCACCCCCCCAGTAGACGCGGGTACGCGGATGGACCATCACGCCCTGGCCCCCGCCGAA carries:
- the bioB gene encoding biotin synthase, which translates into the protein MRDEDWLRALTARTLAGDAATREDLLRILAWPAEELPRLLRAAREVRERYWGRRVKLCMLRNARSGLCPEDCHYCSQSAVSRAPIPRYRLQGLEELVEAGRRAVAAGARRYCMVASGRGPSDRDVEHFAEAARRLKAEFPSLEICVSLGILSEEQARRLGEAGVGWVNHNLNTSERFYARICTTHTYQDRVRTVRNVARAGLRTCSGFIAGMGEQDEDLVDLALALRELEVDSLPVNFLHPIPGTPLEGKNELDPARCLAILCMARFAHPRADLRAAGGRELHLGWFQPLALFPANSLFVDGYLTTPGDPAEPTRRMVEALGLEVEAEPSAEAAREVV